DNA sequence from the Prolixibacter sp. SD074 genome:
GTCAACGGCAGCTACTTCTGTTTTGCCATTATCCAGTTCCTGCACAATCACATTGCAGGGTAGCATGGCCCCGATTTTGTTTTCGGCCTGCAGTGCTTTATGTGCAAATGACGGATTGCAAGCCCCTAAAATTTGGTATTTTCTGAAATCAACATCCAGTTTCTTTTTTAATGTGGCCTGCACATCAATCTCGGTCAAAACCCCGAACCCTTCTTTTTTAAGTTCTTCGGTTACTTTTTCTACTGCTTCTTCAAAAGCATAATCTGTGGTTTTCTCAAAATAATATTTCATACGTTTAATTTTTTAATGTTAGACATTTTAATAATATCAAAATTACCAATAAATTAGTGCAACATTGTTGCAAAGTTTAATCGCAGCGCGGGCACACCCCGTTAATAACGAATTGAGCATTATCATAGGTGTAGCCGTCTGGCAGTTTAATGTTGGGAATTGGAAGTTCTTTCATGCAACGTGTTCTGCCACAACGCATACAGTAAAAATGAACGTGCAGGTCATTTATATTACATGTGCAATCCTCATCGCAGACGGCATACTTAACTGAACCTGAACCAT
Encoded proteins:
- a CDS encoding Fur family transcriptional regulator: MTNNEIETKLESKNVKPTAMRTLVYKALAESGKALSLADLEQRFEKVERSTIFRALKSFEDNFIVHTVNDGSGSVKYAVCDEDCTCNINDLHVHFYCMRCGRTRCMKELPIPNIKLPDGYTYDNAQFVINGVCPRCD
- a CDS encoding DUF302 domain-containing protein is translated as MKYYFEKTTDYAFEEAVEKVTEELKKEGFGVLTEIDVQATLKKKLDVDFRKYQILGACNPSFAHKALQAENKIGAMLPCNVIVQELDNGKTEVAAVDPVASMVAVQNDKLGGIAGEIRAKLEKVIENV